One genomic window of Moorella glycerini includes the following:
- a CDS encoding Cof-type HAD-IIB family hydrolase has protein sequence MGRIRLVALDLDGTLLTDDLVIEPRAKEAIRRVRERGITVTLATGRMFSSARPYAVELGLDLPLIVYHGAQVRHSGRGEILFERTIPLPLSRYLIKHIREFGYAYNVYLDDRLYVESIQAENEEYARRAGVDLHRVEDMLTFLQEEKREPLKIVALRDGPELDPLEAAIRRDVGEGVYLTRSLPHYLEMLNPEVNKARGLQALAELEGIRPEEIMVFGDSYNDLQMFRYAGLAVAMANAPAEVRAAADYVTGSNNDGGVARALEKFILGG, from the coding sequence ATGGGGAGAATCCGGCTGGTAGCCCTTGACCTGGACGGGACGTTGTTAACCGACGATTTAGTTATTGAGCCACGGGCTAAAGAAGCCATAAGGAGAGTCCGGGAAAGGGGCATAACCGTAACCCTGGCTACGGGGCGCATGTTCAGCTCGGCCAGGCCCTACGCCGTGGAGCTGGGACTGGATTTACCGCTCATTGTTTACCACGGCGCTCAGGTGCGCCACTCGGGGAGGGGGGAAATCCTTTTTGAACGCACCATTCCTTTACCCCTGTCCCGGTATTTAATAAAACACATTCGCGAATTTGGTTATGCCTATAACGTTTACCTGGATGACCGGCTCTATGTCGAAAGCATCCAGGCGGAGAACGAAGAATATGCCCGGCGGGCTGGGGTGGATTTACACCGGGTGGAGGATATGCTAACTTTTCTCCAGGAGGAGAAAAGAGAGCCCCTGAAGATCGTTGCCCTCCGTGACGGCCCGGAACTAGACCCCCTGGAAGCGGCCATCCGCCGGGACGTGGGGGAAGGGGTTTACCTCACCCGGTCACTGCCTCATTACCTGGAAATGCTCAACCCCGAGGTTAACAAGGCCCGGGGGCTCCAGGCCCTGGCGGAACTGGAGGGTATCCGGCCGGAAGAGATCATGGTTTTTGGCGATAGTTATAATGATCTCCAGATGTTCCGCTATGCCGGCCTGGCGGTGGCCATGGCCAACGCGCCGGCGGAAGTCCGGGCGGCCGCCGATTATGTCACCGGCAGCAATAACGATGGCGGTGTGGCCCGGGCCCTGGAGAAATTTATCCTGGGAGGTTGA
- the uvrC gene encoding excinuclease ABC subunit UvrC encodes MDLEEKLARLPDHPGVYLMRDAKGEIIYVGKAASLKNRVRSYFRGQHQPRTQVLVSHIADFEYILTDNEVEALILECNLIKEHRPRYNVSLKDDKSYPYIKITTQEQFPRLQITRSLVRDGSRYFGPYTNVGALRETLKILRGLFPVRTCRETPLQHRSRPCLNAHINRCLAPCSGTVDPGAYREAVDNVILFLEGKHTTLVKELKEQMAAAAERLEFEKAARLRDQLRAVQEVCARQKITDAGGDDADAVAFAREGEAALGLIFFSRGGKVIGRDHFFLTGTEGLSRAEIMAALLKEYYSRGVEIPPQILLHDEPDDAATIARWLGHLRGGRVDLKVPKRGSKLKLLQLVHENAVSLLQEHLLARQRQEEGGKAALMELQQVLGLPRLPRRMEAYDISNFQGNSPVGAMAVFVDGRPLTSAYRRFQIKTVKGPNDFASLQEVLSRRFHRAAGEDPRFAELPDFVLIDGGLGQLHAAREVMAAMGLTSIPTFALAKEEELLFREGSPEPVRLPRDSRALQLLQHLRDEVHRFAITYHRQKREKGAYRSVLDDIPGVGPKRKKALLRRFGSVAKISGATLEELMAVEGMNRAVAARILEGLGRKNNGENPAGSP; translated from the coding sequence ATGGACCTGGAGGAGAAACTGGCGCGCCTGCCGGACCACCCCGGCGTCTACCTCATGCGCGATGCCAAAGGCGAGATCATTTACGTCGGCAAGGCCGCTTCCCTGAAAAACCGGGTGCGCTCCTATTTCCGCGGCCAGCACCAGCCGCGGACGCAGGTCTTAGTCAGCCATATTGCCGACTTCGAGTATATCCTGACGGATAACGAAGTCGAGGCCCTGATTCTAGAGTGCAACCTGATTAAAGAACACCGGCCGCGGTACAACGTCAGTTTAAAGGACGACAAAAGCTACCCGTATATCAAAATTACCACCCAGGAACAGTTTCCCCGGCTGCAGATCACGCGCTCCCTGGTCCGGGACGGTTCCCGCTACTTCGGCCCCTATACCAACGTGGGGGCTTTGCGGGAAACCTTAAAAATCCTGCGCGGCCTTTTCCCGGTACGCACCTGCCGGGAGACGCCCCTGCAGCACCGCAGCCGGCCCTGCCTCAACGCCCATATTAACCGCTGCCTGGCTCCCTGCAGCGGTACAGTCGACCCGGGGGCCTACCGGGAAGCGGTAGATAATGTTATCCTGTTCCTGGAAGGGAAGCATACCACCCTGGTCAAGGAATTAAAGGAACAGATGGCAGCCGCCGCCGAACGGCTGGAATTTGAAAAGGCAGCCAGGTTGAGGGACCAGCTGCGGGCGGTGCAGGAGGTCTGTGCACGCCAGAAAATTACTGACGCTGGCGGCGATGATGCCGATGCCGTTGCTTTCGCCCGGGAAGGGGAAGCGGCCCTGGGTCTCATCTTCTTCAGCCGGGGGGGTAAGGTTATCGGCCGCGACCATTTTTTCCTTACGGGGACAGAGGGCTTATCCCGGGCCGAAATTATGGCGGCCCTGCTGAAAGAATATTACAGCCGGGGAGTAGAAATTCCCCCGCAAATCCTCCTCCATGACGAACCGGATGACGCCGCCACCATCGCCCGCTGGCTGGGCCACCTGCGCGGCGGCCGGGTCGATTTAAAGGTACCCAAACGGGGTAGCAAGTTAAAGCTGCTGCAGCTGGTCCATGAAAATGCCGTCAGCCTCCTCCAGGAGCACCTCCTGGCCCGCCAGCGCCAGGAGGAGGGTGGCAAGGCGGCCCTGATGGAACTGCAACAGGTCCTTGGCCTGCCGCGCCTGCCGCGGCGCATGGAAGCCTATGATATTTCCAACTTCCAGGGGAACAGCCCGGTGGGGGCCATGGCCGTCTTTGTGGATGGCCGGCCGTTGACGTCGGCCTACCGCCGCTTCCAGATCAAGACGGTCAAAGGCCCCAATGACTTTGCCTCCCTCCAGGAGGTTTTAAGCCGGCGTTTTCACCGCGCCGCCGGGGAGGACCCGCGTTTTGCCGAGTTACCGGATTTCGTCCTTATTGACGGGGGCCTGGGCCAGCTTCATGCCGCCCGGGAGGTCATGGCGGCCATGGGTTTGACGTCAATTCCTACCTTTGCCCTGGCCAAGGAGGAAGAGCTGCTGTTCCGGGAAGGCAGCCCTGAGCCGGTTCGCCTGCCCCGGGATAGCCGCGCCCTGCAGCTCCTGCAGCACTTGCGGGATGAGGTGCACCGCTTTGCCATTACCTACCACCGCCAGAAACGGGAAAAGGGCGCCTACCGTTCGGTACTGGATGACATTCCCGGCGTAGGTCCCAAACGTAAAAAAGCCCTGCTGCGCCGTTTTGGGTCTGTTGCTAAGATAAGCGGGGCCACTCTAGAAGAATTAATGGCCGTAGAAGGGATGAACCGGGCGGTAGCAGCCCGCATCCTGGAAGGCCTGGGGAGGAAAAATAATGGGGAGAATCCGGCTGGTAGCCCTTGA
- a CDS encoding DUF1638 domain-containing protein, giving the protein MRRIIACEVLRYEMESLGVQADEAIFLKQGLHRTPDLLQATIQENIDQLEAGSYRGRIILGYGLCGNGIAGLKTRYCDLVFPGANDCIDLLLGSCQARQEDTLKGYAYYFSPGWVAFSENSYTEYQRCLSLYGEETARWVIGEMLKAYKRVTYIDTGLQSGEEDRQFVRLFATTFNLIPDEIQGSLEWLARLLHGEGDDVIKLAPGTAIEADKLGLAGNILSQ; this is encoded by the coding sequence ATGCGGCGCATTATCGCCTGTGAAGTTTTGCGCTATGAAATGGAAAGCCTGGGCGTGCAGGCGGACGAAGCCATATTTTTAAAGCAGGGCCTGCACCGGACCCCGGACCTGCTGCAGGCTACCATCCAGGAAAATATTGATCAATTAGAAGCCGGGAGTTACCGCGGCAGGATTATCCTGGGTTACGGGCTTTGTGGTAATGGCATCGCCGGTCTTAAAACCAGGTACTGCGATTTGGTATTTCCTGGAGCCAATGACTGCATTGACCTCCTCCTGGGTTCCTGCCAGGCCCGCCAGGAAGATACTCTGAAGGGCTACGCCTACTACTTCAGCCCCGGCTGGGTCGCTTTCAGTGAGAACTCTTATACTGAATACCAGCGCTGCCTATCCCTTTACGGGGAGGAAACGGCCCGCTGGGTTATAGGCGAGATGCTCAAGGCCTATAAGCGGGTGACTTATATTGATACCGGACTACAGTCTGGTGAGGAAGATCGCCAGTTTGTCAGGTTATTTGCCACAACCTTTAATCTTATCCCGGATGAAATTCAAGGTAGCCTGGAGTGGCTGGCTCGCCTTTTACATGGCGAAGGTGACGATGTAATTAAGCTTGCTCCTGGAACGGCAATTGAGGCCGATAAACTGGGGCTGGCAGGGAATATTCTAAGCCAGTGA
- a CDS encoding UvrD-helicase domain-containing protein: MLPFIADLHVHSRYSRATSKDASPENFYRWALYKGVTLVGSGDFTHPAWREELRDRLELAEEGLYRLKEEFCRAVEEDTDPAGRPVVRFIISGEISAIYKKGGRTRKVHHLILLPDLEAAEALSRRLEGIGNLHSDGRPILGLDSRQLLEMTLEACPQAIFIPAHIWTPHFSLFGANSGFDSIEECFEDLAGYIYAVETGLSSDPPMNWRLSALDRLTLVSNSDAHSPRHLAREANIFDTELSYPAIRRALQEREAAGFLGTLEFFPEEGKYHYDGHRACNICWPPARTQAAGGMCPVCGRKVTVGVLHRVEVLADREEGFRPEGARPYKSLVPLPEVLASALGTGTNSKKVTALYFDLLRRLGPELVVLREAPLEAIARVAGASVAEAIRRMRAGEVETRPGFDGEYGRILLLRPEEREYFLEQASLFGEDVEIAAAAAKSTGQARTAGEKAKPGKAVKEHAAAKGSDAAAPARRWADPDGLAVPAGGGAVPAIAADQNQPAGPAGGEPGPVKTAAGPGVPLAGLNEEQRLAVTAAAGPVIVLAGPGTGKTRTLVHRLVYLIGRRGIAPNQITAVTFTNKAAAEIRQRVVELLGEAGGIEDLTIGTFHSICLDLLRCRPGQDRAMAFAFAGQEQPTVLDETDARSILAEILQESGKAGSRQALKLQRQISLLKSRGLLPPSPGVPEDLRPIYSAYQERLAEYGVLDYDDLLLRAVELLDGWMAAGEDTPEVKRLLARFTYLLVDEFQDVNPVQYRLIRLWSGDGGNLFVIGDPDQAIYGFRGASNRFFRQLQEDFPAARVCRLTRNYRSTPTILRAAAAVIAHNQKNTGLEVTGEPRLVASKLSPQNAHGNTALPGEQELVAVRKDGPPVLHLEVPGEMAEGIAIVREIGRLVGGTTMLQAHGQGGMVPVEVLRGREGEALGFADIAVLARTGRQLETLEECFLKEGIPYRLVGRESFLEDRPVREVLAFCWCLVNPEDDFHIYRCLGAGPFGQDKRDIALVRETARQMHCPAWQAIERLTAGEASPGAAARKGLLAFRNAVATWRTIMLKEPPEGLLARWLEEHNLQGVASMNRLLRVAARFDDLHAFLRGVVLAGEADHERWGNNVTTPEAVSLMTLHAAKGLEFPVVFIAGVEDGLLPLKERPGIAPEGEDVHGEPSLVMSPTRGSGESLAEERRLFYVGLTRARDILILVSSRSRDFAGTKIPARPSPFLLEIPPDCLEKKVWTGKARGKQGDDEGKYKQLSLF; this comes from the coding sequence ATGTTGCCATTTATCGCCGATCTCCACGTCCACTCCCGTTACTCCCGGGCCACGAGCAAAGATGCCAGCCCGGAAAACTTCTACCGCTGGGCCCTTTATAAAGGCGTGACCCTGGTGGGCAGCGGCGATTTTACCCATCCGGCCTGGCGGGAGGAACTGCGGGACAGGCTGGAGCTGGCGGAGGAGGGCCTTTACCGCCTGAAGGAGGAATTCTGCCGGGCGGTAGAGGAAGATACCGACCCTGCCGGGCGACCTGTCGTGCGTTTTATCATCAGCGGGGAGATCAGCGCCATCTATAAAAAAGGCGGGCGCACCCGTAAAGTCCACCACCTCATCCTCCTGCCCGATCTTGAGGCAGCGGAAGCCCTCAGCCGCCGCCTGGAGGGCATCGGCAACCTCCATTCCGACGGCCGGCCTATCCTCGGCCTGGACAGCCGCCAGCTCCTGGAGATGACCCTGGAGGCCTGCCCGCAAGCCATCTTTATCCCGGCCCATATCTGGACCCCCCATTTCTCCCTCTTCGGCGCCAACTCGGGGTTTGACAGCATAGAAGAGTGTTTTGAGGACCTGGCCGGTTACATCTATGCCGTGGAAACGGGCCTTTCCTCCGACCCGCCCATGAACTGGCGCCTTTCCGCCCTGGACCGCCTTACCCTGGTTTCCAATTCCGATGCCCATTCTCCCCGCCACCTGGCCAGGGAGGCCAACATTTTCGACACCGAGCTTTCTTACCCGGCCATCCGCCGGGCCCTGCAAGAACGGGAGGCGGCCGGCTTCCTGGGAACATTGGAGTTCTTTCCCGAGGAAGGCAAGTATCACTACGACGGCCACCGGGCCTGCAATATTTGCTGGCCGCCGGCCCGGACGCAGGCGGCAGGTGGAATGTGCCCCGTCTGCGGCCGCAAGGTGACCGTTGGCGTGCTGCACCGGGTGGAGGTACTGGCCGACCGGGAAGAGGGGTTTCGCCCGGAGGGCGCCCGCCCTTACAAGAGCCTGGTTCCCCTGCCGGAGGTGCTGGCGTCAGCCCTGGGCACGGGTACCAATTCTAAAAAGGTCACCGCCCTTTACTTTGACCTGCTCCGACGCCTGGGCCCGGAACTGGTAGTGCTGCGGGAGGCCCCCCTGGAGGCCATCGCCCGGGTGGCCGGAGCATCGGTGGCTGAAGCCATCCGGCGCATGCGCGCCGGTGAAGTGGAAACCCGGCCGGGTTTTGACGGCGAGTATGGCCGGATCCTGCTGCTCCGGCCGGAGGAGAGGGAGTATTTCCTAGAGCAGGCCAGCCTGTTTGGGGAAGACGTAGAGATTGCTGCCGCAGCAGCTAAAAGTACCGGCCAGGCAAGGACAGCCGGGGAAAAGGCTAAACCCGGTAAGGCCGTAAAGGAGCACGCAGCGGCAAAAGGCAGCGATGCGGCAGCGCCGGCGAGGCGGTGGGCAGACCCGGACGGGTTAGCCGTGCCGGCAGGGGGAGGGGCGGTGCCGGCCATAGCAGCGGACCAAAACCAGCCGGCAGGCCCTGCCGGTGGGGAACCTGGTCCGGTTAAGACGGCAGCAGGCCCCGGGGTTCCCCTGGCCGGCCTCAATGAGGAACAGCGGCTGGCAGTCACCGCGGCAGCGGGGCCGGTTATTGTCCTGGCCGGGCCGGGTACGGGTAAGACCCGTACCCTGGTCCACCGCCTGGTCTACTTAATAGGGAGGCGAGGCATTGCCCCCAACCAGATTACGGCCGTCACCTTTACCAATAAAGCGGCCGCCGAAATCCGGCAGCGCGTGGTAGAACTCCTGGGGGAGGCCGGCGGGATTGAAGATTTAACCATCGGCACCTTTCACAGCATTTGCCTGGACCTGCTGCGGTGCCGGCCGGGACAGGACCGGGCAATGGCCTTTGCCTTTGCCGGCCAGGAGCAGCCCACCGTCCTTGATGAAACCGACGCCAGGAGCATCCTGGCAGAGATCCTGCAGGAAAGCGGCAAGGCCGGCTCCCGCCAGGCCCTGAAGCTGCAGCGGCAGATTTCCCTTCTTAAAAGCCGTGGCTTGCTTCCCCCATCCCCCGGGGTTCCTGAGGACCTGCGGCCGATTTACAGCGCCTACCAGGAGCGGCTGGCCGAATACGGTGTCCTGGATTACGATGATCTCCTGCTCCGGGCGGTTGAGTTGCTGGACGGTTGGATGGCTGCCGGGGAGGACACCCCGGAGGTTAAAAGGCTGCTGGCCCGGTTTACCTACCTCCTCGTTGACGAATTCCAGGACGTTAATCCGGTCCAGTACCGGCTGATCAGGCTCTGGAGCGGCGACGGCGGCAATCTTTTTGTCATCGGCGACCCCGACCAGGCCATCTACGGCTTTCGCGGGGCCAGTAACCGTTTTTTCCGGCAGCTCCAGGAGGACTTCCCGGCAGCACGGGTTTGCCGGCTAACCCGCAATTATCGCTCCACGCCCACCATCCTCCGGGCGGCTGCGGCCGTAATTGCCCATAACCAGAAGAATACCGGCCTGGAGGTTACCGGGGAACCACGCCTGGTAGCCAGTAAGCTCTCCCCGCAAAATGCTCACGGCAACACTGCTTTGCCTGGAGAGCAGGAGCTGGTGGCTGTCAGAAAAGATGGCCCGCCTGTCCTGCACCTGGAGGTCCCCGGCGAGATGGCTGAGGGCATCGCCATTGTCAGGGAGATCGGCCGCCTGGTAGGCGGCACGACCATGCTCCAGGCCCACGGCCAGGGAGGCATGGTACCGGTGGAAGTCCTGAGGGGCAGGGAAGGGGAAGCCCTCGGGTTTGCCGATATAGCCGTCCTGGCCCGGACGGGGCGCCAGTTAGAAACCCTGGAAGAATGTTTCCTGAAGGAGGGGATACCCTACCGGCTGGTAGGTCGCGAAAGCTTCCTGGAAGACCGGCCGGTACGGGAGGTCCTGGCCTTTTGCTGGTGCCTGGTCAACCCGGAAGACGATTTCCATATTTATCGCTGCCTCGGTGCGGGCCCCTTTGGCCAGGATAAAAGAGATATTGCCCTGGTCCGGGAGACGGCCAGGCAGATGCATTGCCCGGCCTGGCAGGCCATAGAAAGGTTAACGGCAGGCGAGGCGTCGCCAGGGGCAGCAGCCAGGAAGGGTTTGCTGGCCTTCAGGAATGCCGTGGCAACCTGGAGGACCATAATGCTTAAGGAACCTCCTGAGGGTCTCCTGGCCCGCTGGCTGGAGGAGCATAACCTCCAGGGAGTGGCCAGCATGAACCGCCTGCTGCGGGTGGCGGCGCGTTTTGACGACCTGCATGCCTTCCTGCGCGGGGTCGTCCTGGCCGGGGAAGCAGACCATGAGCGCTGGGGCAACAATGTTACTACCCCCGAAGCAGTAAGCCTGATGACCCTCCATGCCGCCAAGGGGCTGGAGTTCCCCGTGGTCTTTATTGCCGGTGTAGAAGATGGATTGCTGCCCCTTAAAGAGCGCCCTGGCATCGCTCCGGAGGGAGAAGATGTTCACGGGGAGCCTTCTCTAGTGATGAGCCCTACCCGGGGAAGCGGGGAAAGTTTGGCTGAGGAACGCCGCCTGTTTTACGTCGGCCTTACCCGGGCGCGGGATATATTGATCCTGGTATCATCCCGCAGCAGGGATTTCGCTGGTACAAAGATACCCGCCCGGCCCTCTCCTTTTCTCCTGGAAATACCTCCGGACTGCCTGGAGAAAAAGGTCTGGACTGGAAAGGCACGGGGGAAGCAGGGTGATGACGAAGGGAAATATAAGCAGCTGAGCCTGTTTTAA
- the uvrA gene encoding excinuclease ABC subunit UvrA, whose translation MATDKIVIQGARAHNLKNINVTIPRDKLVVITGLSGSGKSSLAFDTIYAEGQRRYVESLSSYARQFLGQMDKPDVDVIEGLSPAISIDQKTASHNPRSTVGTVTEIYDYLRLLFAHIGRAHCPRCGRPITPQTVSQMVDRLLAYPEGTRFQVMAPIVRGRKGEYRNVLEEIRKEGYVRVRVDGEIRETSENINLAKNKKHTIEVIVDRLQVRPGVAGRLAESLETALKLAGGIVLIDIVGQEELLLSEKFACIECGVSLPEITPRLFSFNNPYGACPACTGLGVTMKVDTDLVIPDRDLTLREGAIAPWSRSNNGYQQILECLAEHYGFSLDVPVRELKPEHLQVILYGSGQERIKFRYTNRFGDRRTYEAPFEGVIPNLERRYQETQSEWARAEIENYMSQQPCPACKGARLKQEALAVRVGGLNICEVAALNVRAAAGFLRNLTLSEREEIIARQILKEIQARLQFLLDVGLDYLTLDRAAATLSGGEAQRIRLATQIGSQLMGVLYILDEPSIGLHQRDNARLIATLKRLRDLGNTVIVVEHDEDTMRAADYIIDIGPGAGEQGGRVVAAGTPAEVMANPRSLTGQYLSGRRRIPVPARRRRPGDKWLTVKGAREHNLKNIDVSFPLGLFIGITGVSGSGKSTLVNEILYRALAQRLNGARTNPGAFAAITGTEHLDKVIEVDQSPIGRTPRSNPATYTGVFDDIRALFAATPEARTRGYKPGRFSFNVKGGRCEACGGDGIIKIEMHFLPDVYVPCEVCQGKRYNRETLAIKYKGKSIADVLAMTVDEAAEFFAAIPRLHRRLATLQDVGLGYITLGQPATTLSGGEAQRVKLAAELARRSTGRTMYILDEPTTGLHMADIERLLNVLQRLVDAGNTVVVIEHNLDVIKSVDYIIDLGPEGGEGGGRVVAAGTPEEVCRVAESYTGQFLAPVLERDKERQAGRDLEGSPEYGPPAGHQDLPRVVGQE comes from the coding sequence ATGGCCACTGATAAAATCGTCATCCAGGGGGCACGGGCCCACAACCTGAAAAATATTAACGTTACCATCCCCCGGGATAAACTGGTAGTCATTACCGGCCTGTCGGGGTCGGGGAAGTCTTCCCTGGCCTTTGATACCATCTATGCCGAGGGACAGCGCCGTTATGTCGAGTCCCTCTCTTCCTATGCCCGGCAATTCCTGGGCCAGATGGACAAACCTGACGTTGACGTTATCGAAGGACTATCCCCGGCTATTTCCATTGACCAGAAGACGGCCAGCCATAACCCCCGTTCCACAGTAGGCACGGTGACGGAGATTTATGACTACCTGCGGCTGCTTTTTGCCCATATCGGCCGCGCTCATTGTCCCCGGTGCGGCCGGCCCATTACGCCCCAGACGGTTTCCCAGATGGTGGACCGCCTGCTGGCTTACCCGGAAGGGACCCGTTTCCAGGTTATGGCCCCCATTGTCCGGGGCCGCAAAGGGGAGTACCGCAACGTCCTGGAGGAGATTCGCAAAGAGGGTTACGTGCGCGTCCGGGTGGACGGGGAAATCCGGGAAACGAGCGAGAATATCAATCTGGCTAAAAATAAAAAGCATACTATAGAGGTAATCGTGGACCGCCTCCAGGTGCGGCCGGGGGTGGCCGGCCGCCTGGCCGAATCCCTGGAAACGGCCTTGAAGCTCGCCGGCGGTATTGTCCTGATCGATATCGTCGGCCAGGAAGAGTTGCTTTTAAGCGAGAAATTCGCCTGCATCGAGTGCGGCGTCAGCCTGCCGGAAATCACGCCGCGTCTCTTTTCTTTTAATAATCCCTACGGCGCCTGCCCGGCATGTACCGGCCTAGGTGTAACTATGAAGGTCGATACCGACCTGGTCATTCCCGATCGCGACCTTACCTTAAGGGAAGGGGCCATAGCGCCCTGGAGCCGCAGCAATAACGGTTACCAGCAGATACTGGAGTGCCTGGCCGAACATTACGGTTTCAGCCTGGATGTGCCCGTGCGGGAGCTCAAGCCGGAGCACCTGCAGGTCATCCTTTACGGTTCCGGGCAGGAGCGCATCAAATTCCGCTACACCAACCGTTTTGGCGACCGGCGCACTTACGAAGCCCCCTTTGAGGGGGTCATCCCCAATCTCGAGCGGCGCTACCAGGAAACCCAGTCGGAGTGGGCGCGGGCGGAGATTGAAAACTATATGAGCCAGCAGCCCTGCCCGGCCTGCAAGGGGGCGCGGTTGAAACAGGAAGCCCTGGCCGTCCGGGTTGGCGGCCTTAATATCTGCGAAGTGGCGGCCCTTAATGTCCGGGCGGCGGCCGGGTTTTTGCGCAATTTAACTTTAAGCGAGCGCGAGGAGATAATCGCCCGCCAGATTTTAAAGGAAATCCAGGCCCGGTTGCAGTTTTTGCTGGATGTGGGCCTGGACTACCTGACCCTGGACCGGGCGGCGGCCACCCTCTCCGGGGGGGAAGCCCAGCGCATCCGCCTGGCCACCCAGATCGGGTCGCAGCTCATGGGCGTCCTGTACATCCTGGACGAGCCCAGCATCGGCCTGCACCAGCGGGACAACGCCCGCCTGATTGCCACTTTGAAGCGCTTGCGGGATCTTGGCAATACGGTCATCGTCGTCGAGCATGACGAGGATACCATGCGGGCCGCCGACTATATCATCGACATTGGTCCCGGGGCCGGGGAGCAGGGCGGCCGGGTGGTGGCGGCCGGTACCCCGGCAGAAGTAATGGCCAATCCCCGTTCCCTCACCGGCCAGTATTTGAGCGGCCGGCGGCGTATCCCGGTGCCGGCAAGGCGGCGCCGGCCGGGCGACAAATGGTTGACCGTTAAAGGCGCCCGCGAGCACAATCTGAAAAATATCGATGTCAGCTTTCCCCTGGGCCTGTTTATCGGCATTACCGGTGTTTCCGGCTCCGGCAAGAGCACCCTGGTCAATGAGATCCTCTACCGGGCCCTGGCCCAGCGCTTGAACGGTGCCCGGACCAACCCGGGGGCCTTTGCGGCCATTACCGGCACCGAGCACCTGGACAAGGTCATTGAGGTGGACCAGTCGCCCATCGGCCGGACGCCGCGCTCCAATCCGGCCACCTATACCGGTGTTTTTGACGACATCCGCGCCCTCTTTGCGGCCACCCCGGAGGCCCGCACCCGGGGCTACAAACCGGGGCGCTTTAGCTTTAATGTCAAGGGTGGCCGCTGCGAGGCCTGCGGCGGTGATGGTATTATTAAGATTGAGATGCATTTCTTGCCCGACGTTTATGTACCCTGTGAAGTCTGCCAGGGGAAGCGTTATAACCGGGAGACCCTGGCCATAAAATACAAGGGAAAATCCATTGCTGACGTCCTGGCCATGACTGTGGACGAGGCGGCGGAATTTTTTGCCGCCATTCCCCGCCTGCACCGGCGCCTTGCCACCCTCCAGGACGTGGGCCTGGGCTACATCACCCTGGGCCAGCCGGCCACCACCCTTTCCGGGGGGGAAGCCCAGCGGGTGAAACTGGCCGCGGAACTGGCCCGGCGCAGCACCGGCCGGACCATGTATATCCTGGACGAGCCCACCACGGGTTTGCACATGGCCGACATCGAGCGGCTGTTGAACGTCCTGCAGCGCCTGGTGGATGCCGGCAATACGGTTGTGGTTATCGAGCATAACCTGGATGTCATCAAGTCGGTGGACTATATCATCGACCTGGGCCCCGAGGGCGGCGAGGGCGGCGGCCGGGTGGTGGCCGCCGGCACGCCGGAAGAGGTCTGCCGGGTAGCGGAATCCTATACCGGCCAGTTCCTGGCCCCCGTCCTGGAGCGGGATAAAGAGAGGCAGGCGGGCCGGGACCTGGAAGGAAGCCCGGAGTACGGCCCTCCGGCGGGACATCAGGACCTGCCCCGGGTAGTAGGGCAGGAGTAG